The Kroppenstedtia pulmonis genome has a segment encoding these proteins:
- a CDS encoding N-acetyltransferase, protein MSEPHVVRLKINYKTLEEFQKFREYGLQELSMLEDLQANIIENDSHSPFYGIYVDDQLVARISLYRIDGKYDRYFEPPQDYFELWKLEVLPQYREKDYGTALVNHAKSLGLPIKTNARCRSDQFWLKMGFQPVNYDPGRDRGENPFVWVPAGVQLQN, encoded by the coding sequence ATGAGTGAACCCCATGTAGTACGTTTGAAAATCAATTACAAAACCCTAGAGGAGTTTCAAAAGTTTCGGGAGTATGGGCTTCAGGAGCTGTCGATGTTGGAAGATTTACAAGCCAACATCATCGAAAATGACAGTCATTCTCCCTTTTACGGTATTTATGTGGATGACCAGCTGGTAGCCCGCATCAGCCTCTACCGGATTGATGGTAAGTATGACCGTTATTTTGAACCGCCACAGGACTACTTTGAACTTTGGAAATTAGAAGTTCTCCCCCAATACCGGGAAAAAGATTACGGTACTGCACTGGTCAATCATGCCAAAAGTTTGGGGTTGCCGATCAAAACCAATGCCCGCTGCCGATCGGATCAATTTTGGTTAAAAATGGGCTTCCAGCCGGTTAACTACGATCCTGGTCGGGATCGAGGAGAAAACCCCTTCGTCTGGGTTCCTGCCGGGGTTCAGCTTCAAAACTGA
- a CDS encoding response regulator: MRIRVVDDDRCLLDVMMPGLNGRKVLQRLVTEKRDLPVVLLTARAEIQVRVEGLKDGADTYMTKPFESAELIARINAVLRRSARSKTLSRDGVAVDLREGPCDKWQGSGSTPDRI, from the coding sequence ATGAGGATCCGGGTTGTGGATGATGATCGTTGTCTTTTGGATGTGATGATGCCTGGCTTGAACGGAAGGAAAGTGCTGCAAAGACTGGTGACAGAAAAGCGGGATCTTCCAGTTGTTCTATTAACGGCCCGTGCGGAAATTCAAGTTCGGGTGGAAGGGTTGAAAGACGGAGCAGATACTTATATGACGAAGCCCTTCGAATCGGCAGAGCTGATCGCCAGGATAAATGCCGTACTGCGCAGGTCAGCCCGATCCAAAACTCTGTCCCGTGACGGAGTGGCAGTGGATCTCCGTGAAGGACCTTGTGATAAATGGCAAGGAAGTGGCAGTACCCCGGACAGAATTTGA
- a CDS encoding TVP38/TMEM64 family protein, producing MKQVLVEWFSSGGVWGVFLSILMNTLFSLAGFIPSIAVTGANVWVWGPLGGGLLSWVGESFGSVIAFVLYRTGFRMVTGKKTLPWKWINLFNSGSRTRQVRLLLLFRLIPFIPSGAVNVLGSMTTVRLRDFFWTTMIGKLPSTALEVSVSMNLIHIRDQYIYLIGTILLFLIGWMWWRKRVANP from the coding sequence ATGAAACAAGTGCTGGTGGAGTGGTTTTCATCTGGAGGAGTTTGGGGAGTTTTTCTCAGTATTCTGATGAACACCTTGTTTAGTCTTGCGGGATTTATCCCCAGTATTGCCGTCACCGGAGCAAATGTCTGGGTCTGGGGCCCCCTTGGAGGCGGCCTTCTCTCTTGGGTAGGTGAATCATTTGGCTCTGTGATTGCATTTGTTCTCTACCGAACAGGATTCAGGATGGTTACGGGTAAGAAAACACTCCCCTGGAAATGGATCAACTTATTCAATAGCGGATCCCGAACCCGTCAAGTTCGATTACTGCTCTTATTTCGACTGATTCCCTTTATTCCTTCCGGAGCTGTCAATGTCTTGGGTTCCATGACCACAGTCCGTCTCCGTGACTTTTTCTGGACTACCATGATCGGAAAACTCCCTTCAACGGCTTTGGAGGTATCAGTCAGTATGAATCTGATTCACATCCGGGACCAATATATCTATTTGATCGGGACAATCCTCTTGTTCCTTATCGGCTGGATGTGGTGGAGAAAAAGAGTTGCCAATCCTTAA
- a CDS encoding RsfA family transcriptional regulator, giving the protein MSVKRQDAWTPDDDLILAEVTLRHIREGGTQLNAFEEVAEKLGRTPAACGFRWNSLVRKKYEAAIQIAKSQRQKRSQERNARSRSRREEELNLAQDRTSSLDAIIRFLRQHKSEVAEMKKRQLELEKEIAEQESQIEVLSSENQEMKNRLSHVQTDYRVVNDDYKALIQIMDRARKLAILEEEEEESSTGKAKFRMETNGNLERIE; this is encoded by the coding sequence ATGTCAGTAAAGAGACAAGATGCATGGACACCCGATGATGACTTGATTTTGGCGGAAGTAACCCTGAGGCATATCCGGGAAGGAGGAACTCAGTTAAATGCCTTTGAGGAAGTGGCGGAAAAACTGGGGAGAACTCCGGCGGCCTGCGGATTTCGTTGGAACAGTCTAGTCCGTAAAAAATATGAAGCTGCGATCCAGATTGCCAAATCTCAGAGACAAAAAAGAAGTCAAGAGCGAAATGCACGTTCCCGAAGTCGGAGGGAAGAAGAATTAAATCTTGCTCAGGACCGTACCAGTTCTCTGGATGCCATCATCCGTTTTCTGCGACAACATAAGTCGGAAGTGGCAGAAATGAAAAAACGGCAATTGGAATTGGAAAAAGAGATCGCTGAACAAGAGTCGCAAATTGAAGTGTTGTCTTCGGAAAACCAGGAAATGAAAAATCGTCTCAGCCACGTACAAACGGATTATCGAGTGGTTAACGATGATTATAAAGCGCTGATCCAAATTATGGATCGAGCCCGAAAGCTGGCAATACTGGAGGAAGAAGAGGAAGAAAGTTCAACCGGCAAGGCAAAATTCCGAATGGAAACCAACGGGAATTTAGAGCGTATCGAATGA
- a CDS encoding DUF4064 domain-containing protein, with product MNVNVMYHRISELLLTIIGGSFGILLGGISYGISSFVNYFGSNDGSEAGAVFAIIFSVFGIIAGILMDTNSKQWSVALGVTVILGFAISGAVFLVPGILFAITALLRLIRGMQVTIGSTPANGGNSVTGTNVSPSNTQSVAPTHTSQGQFTSSQTSFQSPVNTPPSSNVEESAATQNTTRPNS from the coding sequence ATGAACGTCAATGTGATGTATCATCGTATTTCGGAATTGTTATTGACGATTATCGGAGGAAGTTTTGGTATCTTATTAGGAGGAATTAGCTATGGGATCAGTTCCTTTGTTAATTATTTCGGCTCGAATGATGGTTCGGAAGCTGGAGCTGTCTTTGCGATCATCTTTTCTGTATTTGGGATTATAGCAGGAATCTTGATGGATACCAATTCCAAGCAATGGTCCGTCGCGCTCGGGGTAACTGTTATTTTAGGCTTTGCTATATCCGGAGCTGTTTTCTTGGTACCGGGAATCTTGTTTGCTATTACAGCCTTGTTAAGACTCATTAGAGGGATGCAAGTAACGATTGGATCAACACCAGCCAATGGTGGAAATTCCGTAACAGGAACTAACGTATCACCATCAAATACTCAATCTGTAGCACCAACCCACACCTCGCAGGGACAATTTACATCCAGCCAAACCAGCTTTCAATCTCCAGTCAATACACCACCGTCGTCTAATGTAGAAGAATCAGCAGCTACGCAGAATACAACAAGACCAAATTCGTAA
- a CDS encoding YhcN/YlaJ family sporulation lipoprotein → MIRILILIGVTCLMFGCQPANKPPANQSAPPDNMPRTERVKQTAPDPNRSRNPQKVAQRMVEIATKMPQVEGATAVAAGGYTIVGIDVDPALDRGRVGTIKYSVAEALKEDPQGANALVTADTDLVQRLRELSDAARNGRPLSGIAEELGEIATRIMPQPSKQVPRNEEPQTQTNQEKLNQNKR, encoded by the coding sequence ATGATACGAATCCTGATCCTTATCGGTGTTACCTGTCTGATGTTTGGTTGTCAGCCAGCCAACAAACCTCCCGCCAACCAGTCTGCTCCTCCTGATAATATGCCGCGTACTGAACGGGTAAAGCAGACCGCACCAGATCCAAATCGTTCCCGCAACCCACAAAAAGTGGCACAGCGTATGGTGGAGATCGCTACCAAAATGCCCCAGGTGGAAGGAGCAACTGCTGTAGCTGCCGGTGGATACACCATTGTAGGAATTGATGTGGATCCAGCCTTGGATCGTGGACGGGTTGGAACAATAAAGTATTCCGTGGCTGAAGCTTTAAAGGAAGACCCCCAGGGAGCCAATGCCTTGGTAACAGCGGATACTGATCTTGTTCAGCGTCTTCGGGAGCTGTCAGATGCAGCCCGAAACGGACGACCCCTTTCAGGGATTGCCGAGGAATTGGGTGAAATCGCGACTCGAATCATGCCACAACCATCCAAACAGGTTCCCCGGAATGAGGAACCCCAGACTCAGACCAATCAGGAAAAACTCAACCAAAACAAACGCTGA
- a CDS encoding pyridoxamine 5'-phosphate oxidase family protein, whose translation MANRVSDTLSEALLQKLSGEQYVLLATLDHETGFPAVSAISWAYAPDKFHVRAAVGYRSRIVANIKAQPKVSAIVIGPDSTYEISGTARIIHEPLAGVQIKLAGLEIQVETVRDAMFFGAKITQEPQYAKTYDKETADKLDQQVLEALRWE comes from the coding sequence ATGGCCAATCGTGTTTCTGATACATTGTCTGAAGCCTTGTTGCAAAAACTGTCCGGAGAACAGTATGTGTTACTTGCCACCCTGGATCATGAAACCGGGTTTCCGGCTGTAAGTGCCATCTCCTGGGCTTATGCACCGGATAAATTCCATGTGAGAGCAGCTGTGGGATACCGTTCCCGAATTGTGGCCAATATCAAGGCTCAACCCAAGGTAAGTGCAATTGTCATCGGACCGGATTCTACCTATGAAATTTCTGGTACTGCCCGTATCATTCATGAGCCTTTGGCTGGTGTTCAAATCAAGTTGGCAGGCTTGGAGATTCAGGTGGAGACCGTGCGTGATGCTATGTTCTTCGGAGCGAAAATCACTCAGGAACCGCAGTATGCAAAAACCTATGACAAAGAAACTGCGGATAAGCTGGACCAACAAGTTTTGGAAGCGCTTCGCTGGGAATGA
- a CDS encoding winged helix-turn-helix domain-containing protein, translating into MAVPRTEFDLLATLSGQPGRAFSREELLGKTRGFRCEGEDRMIDTHIKNLREKRRQAGLDNDPIQTVWGYGYKWREG; encoded by the coding sequence GTGGCAGTACCCCGGACAGAATTTGATTTATTGGCCACCTTGTCGGGACAACCGGGACGGGCTTTTTCCAGGGAAGAACTGTTGGGAAAAACAAGAGGGTTCAGGTGTGAGGGAGAAGATCGGATGATCGATACCCATATTAAGAACCTCCGGGAAAAGCGACGACAAGCCGGTTTGGACAATGATCCGATCCAAACCGTATGGGGTTACGGTTATAAGTGGAGGGAAGGCTGA
- a CDS encoding cytochrome c biogenesis CcdA family protein: MADVSVWLAFAAGVLSFISPCCLPLYPSYISYITGVSVSQLKDQSQSADLRKMTMFHTLFFILGFSIIFFILGFSFTWLGRFFAQYQDLIRMLGGVLIAVMGLFLLGIFQPDFMMREKRLEMKNKRWGYLGSTFIGFGFAAGWTPCVGPILLSVLTLASSNPTAGIGYITAYTLGFAIPFFIMAFFLGKTRWILKYSHHLMKVGGALMIVMGVLLYFDQMTLITIWLTDLFGGFQGF, encoded by the coding sequence ATGGCGGATGTCAGTGTTTGGCTAGCTTTTGCCGCAGGGGTACTTTCTTTTATCTCCCCCTGTTGCTTGCCGTTGTATCCATCCTATATTTCCTATATAACCGGAGTATCAGTAAGTCAGTTGAAGGATCAATCCCAATCGGCGGATCTCCGTAAGATGACGATGTTTCACACTCTGTTTTTCATCCTTGGGTTTTCCATCATCTTTTTCATCCTGGGCTTTTCTTTTACTTGGTTGGGTCGTTTTTTTGCCCAGTATCAAGATCTGATTCGGATGCTCGGCGGTGTTTTGATCGCGGTGATGGGGCTCTTTTTGTTGGGGATATTCCAGCCTGATTTCATGATGAGAGAGAAACGGTTGGAGATGAAAAACAAGCGTTGGGGTTATCTGGGTTCCACCTTTATCGGATTCGGCTTTGCCGCTGGTTGGACTCCTTGTGTCGGCCCCATTTTGTTGTCGGTATTGACATTGGCTTCCTCCAATCCAACAGCGGGAATCGGGTATATTACGGCGTATACATTGGGCTTTGCCATTCCCTTCTTTATCATGGCTTTTTTCTTGGGGAAGACACGATGGATTCTGAAGTACTCCCATCACCTCATGAAAGTAGGCGGGGCCCTGATGATTGTGATGGGAGTTTTGCTATACTTTGACCAAATGACATTGATCACGATCTGGTTGACGGATCTGTTTGGCGGATTCCAGGGCTTTTGA
- a CDS encoding rhodanese-like domain-containing protein: MPRVYTDVTAQDFSQAFAEAKNRYVLVDVRTEEEYLEGHIPGAVHIPFDEMGQRYKELEHQQGENILLICRSGRRSVVAAHTLAEKGFPHLFNLKGGMLKWDGPVER, translated from the coding sequence GTGCCGCGTGTTTACACCGATGTTACTGCACAGGATTTCAGTCAAGCATTTGCCGAAGCAAAGAACCGCTATGTGTTGGTGGATGTCCGAACAGAGGAAGAGTATCTGGAAGGTCATATACCGGGAGCGGTTCATATTCCTTTTGATGAAATGGGTCAGCGCTACAAAGAACTGGAGCACCAGCAAGGTGAAAACATCTTATTAATCTGTCGCAGTGGCAGACGGAGTGTAGTGGCGGCTCACACATTGGCGGAAAAGGGATTTCCTCACCTTTTCAACCTGAAAGGAGGCATGTTGAAATGGGATGGACCGGTGGAAAGGTAA
- a CDS encoding DUF2197 domain-containing protein produces MKVSCVLCDQIFILTSGQTKRIRKYPHRVPLCPKCDLRIRQQTLTRKSQQNKDI; encoded by the coding sequence ATGAAAGTATCCTGCGTATTGTGTGATCAGATCTTTATCCTCACTTCTGGACAAACAAAGCGAATCCGGAAATATCCTCATCGTGTCCCACTTTGCCCGAAGTGCGACTTACGCATTCGACAGCAGACATTGACCAGAAAAAGCCAACAAAACAAGGATATTTAG
- a CDS encoding enoyl-CoA hydratase/isomerase family protein: MTTIQARKQNGVGWITFHRPQVRNAVNTRMMRELELQLDRWQDDDQIRVIVFMGDSRTFVSGGDLEEFHKLTAKEEVFPVMNRMGRLLNRVRHLKKPTVAAVEGTAVGGGCEIVASCDFRLASDQAVFGFIQSRLGITSGWGGGSLLLEEIPRGHALFLLLSGEKVSARQLEQWGWIHRVFPHQEFKEKVEQFVAAIACASPAVSQSYLELDKVRRQGANREALQEMESRLCSELWETEEHKAAVDRFLKGSRG; encoded by the coding sequence GTGACAACGATTCAAGCAAGGAAACAAAACGGGGTCGGGTGGATTACATTTCACCGTCCACAGGTGAGAAATGCCGTTAATACGCGGATGATGAGGGAGTTGGAGTTGCAATTGGACCGGTGGCAGGATGATGATCAGATCCGTGTGATTGTGTTTATGGGTGATTCACGGACCTTTGTCTCCGGGGGAGACTTGGAGGAGTTTCACAAACTGACTGCAAAAGAAGAAGTATTTCCCGTGATGAACAGAATGGGAAGACTTTTAAACCGGGTGCGACATCTGAAGAAACCGACAGTGGCTGCTGTGGAAGGAACCGCAGTGGGAGGAGGCTGTGAGATTGTTGCCAGTTGTGACTTTCGATTGGCATCCGACCAGGCGGTTTTTGGTTTTATTCAATCCCGTCTGGGGATCACGTCAGGATGGGGTGGCGGATCTCTCCTGTTGGAGGAGATACCCAGAGGACATGCCTTATTTTTATTGTTATCCGGTGAAAAAGTATCTGCCCGGCAATTGGAACAGTGGGGATGGATTCATCGTGTTTTTCCTCATCAAGAATTTAAAGAAAAGGTGGAACAATTTGTAGCGGCGATTGCTTGTGCTTCTCCCGCTGTCTCCCAATCCTATTTGGAATTGGATAAAGTAAGGAGACAAGGTGCGAACCGGGAAGCTCTTCAGGAGATGGAGAGTCGGCTCTGCTCTGAATTATGGGAAACGGAGGAGCACAAAGCGGCAGTGGATCGCTTTTTGAAAGGGAGCAGAGGATAG
- a CDS encoding MBL fold metallo-hydrolase: MESFTLGPVMTNCYLVYEEENAQALVIDPGSGPKQLLERIERLKLKVEAILLTHAHFDHIGGVEEVRQATKAPVYIHREEAEWLLEPDLNGSGLFTGLDPIRCQKAEQILDGGETLPLLGREIAVTHTPGHSPGSVSYALDTMIFSGDVLFAGSIGRTDFPGGDYTTLMRSIREVMMELPEETVIYSGHGPVTTVGQEKDTNPFITGAVD; this comes from the coding sequence GTGGAAAGCTTTACATTGGGTCCGGTGATGACCAATTGTTACCTGGTTTATGAGGAGGAAAATGCCCAAGCTTTGGTTATCGATCCGGGAAGTGGGCCAAAACAGCTGCTGGAGCGAATTGAGAGGTTGAAATTAAAAGTAGAGGCCATTTTATTAACCCATGCTCACTTTGATCATATCGGCGGGGTCGAAGAGGTCCGACAGGCGACGAAAGCACCTGTTTACATACATCGTGAGGAAGCAGAGTGGTTACTGGAGCCTGATTTAAATGGTTCTGGTCTGTTTACCGGGTTGGATCCCATTCGTTGTCAGAAGGCGGAGCAGATTTTGGATGGAGGAGAAACCCTTCCCCTTTTGGGTAGAGAGATAGCCGTTACCCATACACCGGGTCATTCCCCCGGCAGTGTCTCCTATGCCTTGGATACCATGATTTTCAGTGGGGATGTCCTTTTTGCAGGCTCCATCGGACGAACCGATTTCCCTGGTGGAGATTACACAACCCTGATGCGGAGTATCCGGGAAGTGATGATGGAGCTGCCGGAGGAGACTGTGATCTATTCCGGTCATGGCCCGGTAACGACGGTGGGGCAGGAAAAGGACACGAATCCTTTTATTACTGGAGCCGTCGATTGA
- the cysK gene encoding cysteine synthase A, whose product MGWTGGKVIPGEKPVDRITDLVGNTPLVQVNRLVGPDDADVWVKLEYFNPGGSVKDRTALNMIQAAEKSGDLKPGSTIVEPTSGNTGIGLALVGSVKGYRTILVMPDTMSSERISILRAYGAEVVLSPGEERMPGAIRVAKELKQKIPDSFMPLQFENEANPAVHRQTTGPEILEQMGGKLDAFVATAGTGGTVTGTGEYLRQYLPDLHIAVVEPEGSPVLAGGEPGPHQIPGTSPGFIPDILNQEIYDEIIHVSDEDAALTARKMARMEGILIGPSSGASVWTALQIARRLGAGKRIVCMAPDTGERYLSTDLFA is encoded by the coding sequence ATGGGATGGACCGGTGGAAAGGTAATCCCAGGAGAGAAACCGGTTGACAGGATTACGGATTTGGTGGGAAATACTCCCCTGGTACAGGTGAACCGACTTGTCGGACCTGATGATGCCGATGTTTGGGTGAAGCTGGAGTATTTTAATCCTGGAGGAAGTGTCAAGGATCGGACAGCTCTCAACATGATCCAGGCAGCGGAAAAGTCCGGGGATTTAAAACCGGGCTCGACGATTGTGGAACCAACCAGCGGAAATACGGGGATTGGATTGGCTTTAGTGGGCTCAGTGAAAGGTTATCGGACCATTTTGGTGATGCCGGATACCATGAGTAGCGAAAGAATCAGTATATTAAGGGCTTACGGAGCTGAGGTGGTGCTGTCTCCGGGGGAAGAAAGGATGCCTGGGGCCATTCGCGTTGCCAAGGAATTGAAACAGAAGATTCCTGACTCCTTTATGCCCCTGCAGTTTGAAAATGAGGCCAATCCTGCTGTTCACCGGCAGACGACGGGACCGGAGATTTTGGAACAAATGGGTGGAAAGCTGGATGCTTTTGTCGCTACTGCCGGTACTGGAGGAACTGTTACCGGAACCGGGGAGTATTTGCGTCAGTATCTGCCTGATCTGCATATTGCCGTAGTGGAGCCGGAGGGATCGCCGGTTCTGGCTGGAGGAGAGCCTGGACCTCACCAAATACCCGGAACCAGTCCCGGTTTTATTCCGGATATTTTAAATCAGGAAATCTATGACGAAATCATCCATGTTTCTGACGAGGATGCCGCATTGACAGCCAGGAAAATGGCCCGGATGGAGGGAATATTAATAGGACCGTCCTCTGGAGCTTCTGTCTGGACGGCATTGCAGATTGCCCGACGACTCGGTGCGGGAAAAAGAATCGTTTGTATGGCACCGGATACAGGTGAACGGTATTTAAGCACAGATTTATTTGCATAA
- a CDS encoding DUF2626 family protein, protein MDRMFRVLGFWCAAIALMFMAGGMYILSGLFFLQALLFVLFGYMRYTERTYMLLFGGYMALSFIGIVYWSYFQVG, encoded by the coding sequence ATGGACCGCATGTTTCGCGTGCTAGGCTTCTGGTGTGCCGCCATTGCCCTCATGTTTATGGCAGGCGGTATGTATATTTTATCAGGTCTGTTTTTCTTACAAGCATTGCTTTTTGTTTTATTCGGTTATATGAGATATACCGAACGGACGTATATGTTGTTGTTTGGTGGCTACATGGCACTCTCCTTTATCGGGATCGTCTACTGGTCATATTTTCAGGTCGGCTGA
- the resA gene encoding thiol-disulfide oxidoreductase ResA, translated as MNKRTRYWVRRILLLLMASMVAFALYQTLNDEKDTGPQQGQPAPNFKLETLDGDSLELSDLQGKAVLINFWATWCKPCRTEMPDIQKVYEQYRDEGFEVVAVNIAENPVSVKGFARQLELDFPIVLDRDRKVTKQYNIGPLPTSLFIAKDGKVVRKQTGQMSEKQIEGYVREALSK; from the coding sequence ATGAACAAGAGAACGAGGTATTGGGTTCGGCGGATTTTGCTGTTGCTGATGGCGAGTATGGTCGCTTTTGCCTTGTACCAAACACTAAATGATGAAAAAGATACTGGACCGCAACAAGGTCAACCGGCGCCAAACTTCAAATTGGAAACGCTGGACGGGGACTCATTGGAATTAAGTGACCTTCAAGGTAAAGCCGTTTTAATCAACTTTTGGGCGACTTGGTGTAAACCCTGCCGCACAGAAATGCCGGATATTCAAAAGGTATACGAGCAGTACCGGGATGAAGGGTTTGAAGTGGTAGCTGTGAATATTGCGGAAAATCCTGTTTCTGTCAAGGGTTTTGCCCGTCAATTGGAACTGGACTTTCCGATTGTATTGGATCGGGATCGAAAGGTGACCAAGCAATATAATATTGGTCCCTTGCCGACGTCGCTCTTTATTGCCAAGGATGGAAAAGTGGTGCGCAAGCAGACGGGGCAAATGTCAGAAAAACAAATTGAAGGATATGTTCGGGAGGCTCTGTCAAAATAA
- a CDS encoding TlpA family protein disulfide reductase — translation MNRKKHFWRNLAILIVVVAAIGGAVYMGLPKGDSSDQESAKEDQSKKVESGIEPEKKSPSQPGKRDTGPQETFQAPDFTLKTLDGKTVTLSENDGKPSVINIWASWCPPCKVEMPYFQKAYDKHQDQVNFLMVNLTANDSIDKAKSYLEKENYTFPVLLDETGEVAMDYQAFAIPQTYVVNEKGEIIHRITGSITQTQLDEIMKDLTS, via the coding sequence ATGAACCGGAAAAAACATTTTTGGCGCAACCTGGCGATTTTGATTGTGGTGGTGGCGGCGATTGGCGGTGCTGTTTATATGGGCTTGCCCAAAGGAGACTCATCTGATCAGGAATCCGCCAAGGAGGACCAGTCAAAGAAAGTGGAGTCCGGGATTGAACCGGAAAAAAAGAGCCCCAGCCAACCTGGCAAACGGGATACCGGACCCCAGGAAACATTTCAGGCACCGGACTTCACATTGAAAACACTGGATGGGAAAACAGTCACTCTGTCTGAAAACGACGGAAAACCCTCTGTTATCAATATCTGGGCTTCCTGGTGTCCTCCCTGTAAAGTGGAGATGCCCTACTTTCAAAAAGCCTATGACAAACATCAAGACCAGGTCAACTTCTTAATGGTAAATCTGACGGCCAATGACAGCATTGATAAAGCAAAAAGTTATCTAGAAAAAGAAAACTATACCTTTCCGGTGCTTTTGGATGAGACCGGGGAAGTGGCGATGGATTACCAAGCTTTTGCCATCCCACAAACCTATGTGGTCAATGAAAAGGGAGAAATTATTCACCGGATAACGGGATCGATTACCCAGACACAATTAGATGAGATTATGAAAGACCTGACTTCTTAA
- a CDS encoding class I SAM-dependent methyltransferase, whose protein sequence is MNPLLQQIIREIRRSPGHRISFRHYMELALYHPRWGYYRQERPKIGRQGDYYTSSYVGEGFGLLMSRVLLDMSRTFSPSSSWAVVEMGAGEGRLAEQILKGLASQGVKEEKFRYYLVETSPYHQALQRTRLAKLPYQRFWTDTLHAIPGDIPSILVSNELVDAFPVHRVRMTREGLKEIYVTWDADANRLKEEEGPVSCSELLDYFEEMDWTLEEGMSTEVNLAAHRWMKDVGEWLKTGYVITVDYGGTMEELASPARRDGTLRCYQGHRLHTDWYREPGEADLTSDVNFTALQRWGKEVGLQPLLFTSQARFLIRAGILDELRDHTNPDPFSPEAKRNRGLRQLILPGEMGDAFQVLVQKKNVNPGGLSLLSAPWD, encoded by the coding sequence ATGAATCCATTGTTACAACAAATTATCCGTGAAATCCGTCGGTCTCCGGGACATCGTATTTCATTTCGGCATTACATGGAACTGGCATTGTATCATCCCCGCTGGGGATATTATCGTCAAGAACGTCCTAAAATCGGGAGACAGGGGGATTACTACACGAGTTCTTATGTCGGAGAAGGGTTCGGCCTGCTGATGAGCAGGGTTTTACTGGACATGAGCCGTACTTTTTCCCCTTCTTCTTCCTGGGCGGTGGTGGAAATGGGGGCCGGTGAGGGACGACTGGCTGAACAAATTCTGAAGGGACTGGCATCCCAGGGGGTGAAGGAAGAGAAATTCAGGTATTATTTGGTGGAAACCAGTCCCTATCATCAGGCCTTGCAACGTACCCGGTTGGCCAAGCTCCCCTATCAGCGGTTTTGGACAGACACACTCCATGCCATTCCGGGAGATATCCCCTCCATTCTTGTCAGTAATGAGCTGGTAGATGCTTTTCCCGTGCATCGGGTTCGTATGACAAGGGAGGGCTTAAAAGAAATATATGTAACATGGGATGCAGATGCCAATCGCTTGAAGGAAGAGGAAGGTCCCGTATCCTGCTCCGAGCTGTTGGATTATTTTGAAGAGATGGATTGGACCCTGGAGGAAGGGATGTCTACAGAGGTAAACCTGGCGGCTCACAGGTGGATGAAAGACGTGGGAGAGTGGTTGAAAACGGGTTACGTTATTACCGTGGACTACGGGGGAACCATGGAAGAACTGGCCTCACCTGCCCGGCGGGATGGAACTCTTCGCTGTTATCAAGGGCATCGACTCCATACCGATTGGTATCGGGAGCCGGGAGAAGCTGATTTGACCAGTGATGTCAACTTTACTGCTCTTCAAAGGTGGGGGAAAGAAGTGGGATTGCAGCCGCTTCTTTTTACCAGTCAAGCCCGTTTTCTGATTCGGGCCGGTATCTTGGATGAACTGAGGGATCATACAAATCCGGATCCATTCAGTCCAGAGGCAAAACGAAACCGTGGGTTACGGCAGTTGATTCTCCCTGGAGAAATGGGAGATGCTTTTCAGGTTCTGGTACAGAAGAAAAATGTGAATCCCGGTGGCCTTTCCCTTTTATCAGCACCCTGGGATTAG